A stretch of Candidatus Thermoplasmatota archaeon DNA encodes these proteins:
- a CDS encoding ATP-binding cassette domain-containing protein — protein sequence MVSDAACVKCPPGEANEIVHVDCVTHRYPDGTEGIHNMCFRVYEREIVAVCGPNGAGKSTLIEHINGLMMPDVGRVRVFGVDIDKKNVGEIRKKVGLVFQDADSQLFSPTVLEDVMFGPLNLGMSVEDARKRAEWALGVVGIKELNKIPHYLSGGQQRLVAIAGVLAMDPKILVVDEPTGDLDPSNALRIEALLRSLRNEHGISVVVALHDMDMAARLADRICIVKDGAVIAEGKPEDILYDEKLLHSAGLELPDVARLYRDLGLKAKGAKKPLSLDELVSTLKK from the coding sequence ATGGTGTCAGATGCTGCCTGCGTGAAGTGTCCTCCCGGAGAGGCAAATGAGATTGTACATGTCGACTGCGTGACGCACAGGTATCCCGACGGGACGGAAGGGATACACAACATGTGTTTCAGAGTCTACGAGAGAGAAATCGTCGCCGTCTGCGGCCCCAACGGCGCTGGGAAATCTACTCTGATAGAACACATAAACGGCCTGATGATGCCCGATGTCGGCCGCGTGAGAGTGTTCGGGGTCGACATCGACAAGAAGAATGTCGGCGAGATCCGGAAGAAGGTAGGGCTGGTGTTCCAGGATGCGGACTCACAGCTCTTCTCTCCGACCGTCCTCGAGGATGTCATGTTCGGCCCGCTCAACCTCGGCATGTCGGTAGAGGACGCGAGGAAGCGTGCGGAATGGGCACTCGGAGTGGTCGGGATCAAGGAGCTGAACAAGATCCCACACTACCTGAGCGGGGGACAGCAGAGGCTCGTGGCAATCGCTGGAGTCCTCGCGATGGACCCGAAGATACTCGTGGTGGACGAACCAACGGGCGACCTCGACCCATCGAACGCGCTCAGGATAGAGGCGCTCCTCAGGTCGCTAAGAAACGAGCATGGGATCAGCGTTGTCGTCGCGCTGCATGACATGGACATGGCAGCCCGTCTCGCGGACAGGATCTGCATTGTGAAGGACGGCGCTGTCATCGCCGAGGGCAAGCCGGAGGATATACTCTACGACGAGAAGCTCCTGCACTCCGCGGGCCTCGAGCTCCCTGATGTGGCCAGATTGTACCGCGACCTCGGGCTCAAGGCGAAGGGCGCGAAGAAGCCTCTCAGCCTCGACGAGCTCGTCAGCACACTGAAGAAGTGA